The DNA region TCATCAAGCGGATGTCGGCATCGGCAACCTTTCGCAAGATGAGCCTTGAAGACCAAGCTCGACTCACGCGCGAGAGGATGGAAGCTCACGCATACAGGTACCAGGAAAGCCGTAACGGTGGTTGTTCAGCAGGCAATGCGCGACACACCCGAAAGGCGGCCAAGTGCGCTGCAGACGGGCAAATCCACCATGAGCGTGCAAACCCGGAGACATGCCATGGTTGCATCCACTCCTTGACAACCGAGAACTATATTACCCTGATGGAGCAAGATGCCGCTGAACTGCGTGCAGCGTCCGAAAACCCGAGGACCCCCCCGAGTCTACGGCTTCGCTGGGCTAAAGATGCAGAGAGGTTGTTCGAAATCGCTAGGCAAGAACGCCAGCTTGGTGAAAAGAGCCGTGCGTTAATGCTATCCGTCGTCCAAGGGTTCACGAAGGTCTATCCAATTGCGGAGGTAAGCCATGCGTCATCCCAATGAGTTCGTACGCACTGCGGCACTTAACAACATCCGCGCCAAAATCAATTTACTCAGAAAGTGGGAAGTGGCCGGTCTTCCTCCGCTCCCCAGGAATTCAGGAAACGTCGCCGTAGACGAATTGAACAATCCGATGCTCGACTACCTCACCGCCAGCGTCGAGGCCTTTTGCGCCTGGACGGGTACGACAACTGTCGTGCAACTCTAGACGGCCTCCTGAGCTCGAGCTTCTATGCCCGCTAAGCCGTGCCTTACTGTTTTCGCTTTCCAACCGGTACATGTTAAGGCGGGTGGAATTTCAGACTACTGCTATGTGTCGGAAATTTCCGGCGGACTCCCTTAGGAACAACGCGCGGGGGAAGAACAACGGCCTTGCCCGCGGGCATTGAAAAGTCTTGGAAACGCGTGGATGCAGGTTCTGCGGCGAGAGTAACTGCCCTTTGAGCCACATCTCCCAAAGGAGTTCGAACTGTGACTGAACATATTTCAGAGAGATACGTTGCCGAGGTCAGGAAGAAAATCGCCGACAAGGTGGAACTGCTAAGAAAGTGGAAGGCACACGGAGTCCCGCCGTTAATTGACGACGCCGGAAAGCAACTCACGGATGAGAACAACAAGCCCCTCTACGACTATTTCCCCGACGACAAGCGAGCATTCTGTGCGTGGACGGCAAAAGACAACTGCAGCGCTACGATTGCGAAGTATCCCGAAATCCTGGAATTCGCCACTCTCAGCCGTTCGACGCTAGGCAAAAAGTATCATGCCAAGAGTCTGGAAGATGTAGAGACTCAAATTGAGGGTGTAATCAAGAAGGTTGCGGCTCAAGCATCCAAGGACAATCTCAAACCAGAGCTGCAGTCGATGCGCAAGGAGCTTGACTACTGGAAACAGATAGCCATAGAGGCCAACAACGACCTGGTCCACCAAAGGCGACTGGCCGCTCGAGCGCAAACCGAGTGGCGTAGGTCTGAGCTGGCGCGAGAACATAACAACAACCTCCTGAATGACCAGATAGCACGACTGACCACCGCCAACGCCGAGCTGACTGCGCAGCTCGCGAAAATTCGGCCACTGAGTTCAAAAGGCAAGAAATGAAATTATCGAAATCATTCGACCGCCATGGCCGTGCAGTGGAGAATGCCGGCCGACTGGCTGAGTGGTGTGCCCAAACCGCCTTAGAGCACGTCCCTCTCAACCAGTTTGGCGAATCGTCCAAAGAGTCGATTTGCAAGATGCTCGGAATCTCACGGTCGACCGCGCGTAGCAATCCGACAATGAAGGCAATTTTTGGCCAGCTGGACGCCGAAATTGCGAAAATGCATGCGCGAAACGTAGGGAAGCGAGCGCCAGAGGGCAACTCGAAAAGCGGTCTAACGTCTCAAGAGATAAACGAAGCACTAGCTGAGTTACAGACGGATAACAGCCTGCTGAGGAGAAAGTTAAACGCATTGATGTATCTCGAAGATACTGGACTGGACGTCCGGCTGTGAACACGCCTGGTCCAACTCGCCTGCACCGGGGCGAAATACTGAAAGTGCTTTCGCGAACAGGAGGTGGCGCGATTTTCGTCCTGACGGTCTCGCCTGTTCGGCAGATTCGCGTCGTTGTCCCGTACAACCTGCTTCCCCTCGAGCCGCAGGCCGGCGACATCTGGAGGGTCGAGGGACGCTTCAGGTATAGCGCGACACATGGCTCGCAACTGCACGCGACCGAGGCATACATCGATATGCCGCGAGGCGCCGAGATAGCCAGCTTCCTTGGCCGTAACCTTTACTTTGCCGAAGTTGACCTTCGCACAAGCAAGTCAGCATACAAACGGCTGGGCGACGGATTGAGACTTATGCTTGACGCAGCCGACTATGTTGGCATCGCCGGGGCTTTGCGATTGGAACTTCGAGATGCCGTCGCATTCTGTGAACGTTGGCTCGATTTTTGGGCGGAGATACGCCTCCGAAAAGTGCTCGTTCAGGCATCTTTTTCCGTCAGTTCGGCGCCGCTCCTGTTCAAATTCTGGGGACGAACTGCGGCCAATCTCCTCACAGACAATCCATACCGATACCTCGCGTTCTCAACTTGGAGACAGGTCGATTCTGCGGCCCTTCGGGTATTCAACATAGATGCAGAATCGTCGAAGCGACTAATCGGCGCCGTCGAAGCCACCCTTTATGCAGCATCAAGCTTTGGCGACACTGCGCTTGCTGACGCATCGTTGCGACGGCTGCTAAGCATCCGACTTGGTTCGACGCCGCTGGTCAGTAGAGCCATTTCACTTGCGATTGAGCATGGAAAACTAATCACGCTCAAGCGGCCAGTCGGCGAATGTGTCTATCAGACAACAGGGCTCTACAATATTGAATCAGCACTGAGAAACCGGCTGTCGATTGATAGCCAACCCGGTACTTCAGAGTCGCAACGCTCAAGCGGAAAACACTTCCCTCAAGGTACCCTGAGCATCAGCCTGATGTTCGCTGAGGGATGGTCGCCCGTCGGGGTCGTCTCGCACCTTGCTTCCATGGAAGAGCAATCGCTTCACGTCGTACCGGACCAGTCCATCGTGAGCGGTTTGAGGGCTTCGGGTGCACGGACACGAATCACAACTATTACCGCACTCTTCACCGACGGTCTTGGACGCTCGGTACCCAAAATCATCTATGTCTACGGCACTGAAGGATTCAATGTCTTGCTGTTCTCGAAATTGTTACACCGCCTGCCGGCGTCAACAGACGTACGTCTGGTGGTCCGGTCAAAATACCAGCTTGCCGTCGGCCCTGGACCTGTTCTTCAATGGCTCATGAGTCTCACAACGATTCAGTCGAGGACGCTGATGTCGACGAGAAGGCGGCCGCGGACTGGCATCGCGAGCTTGCTGCACGACATTGACGTCGGCCGCGCTACTTTGCCCTCCAGCAACGGGTACGGCGGAGCGTTCCGACTGGTCCCGACCTCCGGTTGGAGAGAGACCTTGGCCGCAACAGTTTCGGAATTCTATGCGGCTGCGTCGGCTCAAAGTGTCTTGGTAATACTACCGTTGCCAGAACAGTGCCACCAGTTCAATACGTTAATTCATCAGGAGTCGATACTCTACAAACGCGAAACGGGGCAGTCTGCGTCGACCGTCAAACTCCGGGGTGCGCAGTTCGCGACGACTGGGGAGCCGATTGTCTGCCACAAGCAGGTATGGGAGCTCGGTTTGATACCGGGTGCTTTGGGAACGTTGCTCGAGGTACTTGACGACGCCCGATATGAAGTTCGCAATGGCCATCCGGTGCGCATCCTTGCCATCGCCAGGTTCACCATAGTCGGTGAGGTGACACTGACTGCGGAAAATCTGTCACATATTTCGCTTGCGCATGCGCTACCGGTTCAGCGTTGTCAGTTTGCTTCGTCCGAGCATGTCATTCTTCCGTTGACATCGTCCCCTGTTGTAGACCGTCTGTGGGTTCATAAAGCTGTATCGTGTG from Paraburkholderia aromaticivorans includes:
- a CDS encoding helix-hairpin-helix domain-containing protein; translated protein: MNTPGPTRLHRGEILKVLSRTGGGAIFVLTVSPVRQIRVVVPYNLLPLEPQAGDIWRVEGRFRYSATHGSQLHATEAYIDMPRGAEIASFLGRNLYFAEVDLRTSKSAYKRLGDGLRLMLDAADYVGIAGALRLELRDAVAFCERWLDFWAEIRLRKVLVQASFSVSSAPLLFKFWGRTAANLLTDNPYRYLAFSTWRQVDSAALRVFNIDAESSKRLIGAVEATLYAASSFGDTALADASLRRLLSIRLGSTPLVSRAISLAIEHGKLITLKRPVGECVYQTTGLYNIESALRNRLSIDSQPGTSESQRSSGKHFPQGTLSISLMFAEGWSPVGVVSHLASMEEQSLHVVPDQSIVSGLRASGARTRITTITALFTDGLGRSVPKIIYVYGTEGFNVLLFSKLLHRLPASTDVRLVVRSKYQLAVGPGPVLQWLMSLTTIQSRTLMSTRRRPRTGIASLLHDIDVGRATLPSSNGYGGAFRLVPTSGWRETLAATVSEFYAAASAQSVLVILPLPEQCHQFNTLIHQESILYKRETGQSASTVKLRGAQFATTGEPIVCHKQVWELGLIPGALGTLLEVLDDARYEVRNGHPVRILAIARFTIVGEVTLTAENLSHISLAHALPVQRCQFASSEHVILPLTSSPVVDRLWVHKAVSCASEAVALIGDESIFARAVSWTRARRPRRFGALQTPESSMVQEHHL